The following proteins come from a genomic window of Gossypium raimondii isolate GPD5lz chromosome 5, ASM2569854v1, whole genome shotgun sequence:
- the LOC105768846 gene encoding F-box/LRR-repeat protein At3g03360 translates to MEDPKSLVSSEKSTGSSSSVLGTIQGLPYRTNQITDSFNSVLAMIQGLHNHHHDHHRSNRTNPSSPQFPSKQPKYWPVFGPPDEDLISSLPDSLLQEILCFLPIEDAIKTSFLSRRWRSLWTQMPTLSFTRECFASKHAKRAAFVNETLARFIGPKIKNFLINFKFDEFMDASLDEWVLFATSHHVEKLSLLLDGGFLYAPFAECKPYSLPQFLYVNFSLNVLILRQCVVSPTSQVSWPSLKVLSINYSRLDTEAIEYVLSGSPNLQKLKLHNCGGVNRISSMSLEVLVVDAIYEPHEKNELVTQISCPNLQSLSLSGYMYRRTFRLMHASSLSKANLSFVMTIDKKDKYDCKKHRSILRDLLEKLCHVEELTVGTWCLQVLSIWEIKGISSPLSKRHCLVLETEICEWDIPGIVNLLHSSPYLKKLVINLNYCDNSKFEFDQTFFDSYEFDGVEFLASANWIFKCFLQSLEDIELTGFQSSSWGSEFLVRFMRFLLNNTKVLKKVTIYEQGGTLLESWQFSGPNMNPELESAKRNQILLILSSGFLLNANIPDLNSFKDFLL, encoded by the exons ATGGAAGATCCGAAGAGTTTGGTTTCTTCGGAGAAAAGCACCGGTTCTTCGAGCTCGGTTTTGGGCACGATCCAAGGCCTTCCCTATCGGACCAACCAAATCACTGATTCTTTCAATTCGGTTCTAGCCATGATTCAGGGCCTTCACAATCATCATCATGATCATCATCGTTCAAATCGGACCAATCCCAGTTCTCCTCAGTTCCCTTCGAAACAACCCAAATATTGGCCAGTTTTCGGTCCTCCCGACGAGGACCTGATCAGCAGTTTACCAGATTCTCTGTTGCAGGAAATCCTTTGTTTTTTACCCATCGAAGACGCTATCAAAACCAGCTTTTTGTCTCGACGATGGAGGTCTCTGTGGACCCAAATGCCCACCCTTTCATTTACTCGTGAATGCTTTGCTTCCAAGCACGCTAAACGTGCTGCCTTCGTTAACGAAACGCTGGCGCGCTTCATTGGTCCCAAGATTAAGAATTTCCTCATCAACTTCAAATTCGATGAATTCATGGATGCTTCCCTCGATGAATGGGTCCTTTTTGCTACATCCCACCATGTCGAAAAGCTCTCTCTGCTTCTCGATGGTGGGTTCCTTTATGCCCCGTTTGCTGAGTGTAAACCTTACAGTTTGCCTCAGTTTCTGTACGTGAATttttctctgaatgtgttaatTTTAAGACAATGTGTTGTCTCACCCACCAGCCAAGTTTCTTGGCCAAGCCTTAAGGTCTTATCTATAAACTATTCCAGGTTGGATACTGAGGCAATTGAATATGTTCTGTCTGGCAGTCCCAATTTGCAGAAATTGAAATTGCATAACTGTGGAGGGGTTAATCGAATCAGTTCCATGAGTTTGGAGGTtcttgtggtggatgcaatctATGAGCCTCATGAGAAAAATGAGTTAGTGACACAGATTTCATGCCCAAATCTTCAGTCATTGAGCCTGTCGGGGTATATGTACCGTCGAACATTTAGACTGATGCATGCTTCGTCTTTATCAAAAGCCAATCTGAGTTTTGTGATGACCATTGACAAAAAAGATAAGTATGATTGCAAAAAGCATCGGTCCATCTTGAGGGACCTCCTAGAAAAGCTTTGCCATGTTGAGGAATTGACCGTCGGGACTTGGTGCCTTCAG GTTTTATCAATATGGGAAATAAAGGGCATATCTTCTCCATTGTCGAAACGCCATTGTTTGGTACTGGAAACTGAAATATGTGAATGGGATATTCCTGGGATCGTGAATCTGCTTCACAGTTCACCTTATCTGAAGAAACTggtgataaatttgaattactGTGACAACTCTAAG TTTGAGTTTGATCAGACCTTTTTTGACTCTTATGAATTTGATGGAGTGGAATTCCTGGCTTCAGCTAACTGGATTTTCAAGTGTTTTCTGCAAAGTCTAGAGGATATTGAGCTAACTGGTTTCCAATCAAGTTCTTGGGGGTCCGAATTTTTAGTGAGGTTCATGAGATTTCTGCTCAACAACACAAAAGTGCTCAAGAAGGTGACTATCTATGAACAGGGTGGCACTCTTCTTGAATCCTGGCAATTTTCTGGACCAAACATGAATCCTGAATTGGAAAGTGCTAAGAGAAACCAGATTCTATTGATCCTGTCAAGTGGCTTTCTCTTAAATGCCAATATCCCAGATCTTAATTCTTTCAAGGATTTCCTTTTATAA